The Coraliomargarita sinensis genomic sequence CTCTTCGATATTGAAGTGGTTTTCCTCATTCCCTGGGTTCTGGTTTTTCGTGAGTTCCTCGCGGCAAACCTTCCTATCCTTTTGCCGGTTTTCTTTTTTCTCGGCGTGCTCGTGCTCGGCCTGGTCTACGAACTGAAAAAGGGTGCGATCGAATGGGAGAAGTAGACTGAGTGTTGTTGGTTGAAAGCTGATAGTTGTTAGTTATGGGAAGAGCTTGCCTTTCCCCGGAGTATTGCTTTGTTAACACTGGTGGTGCGATACGTTGTATTCACTTTAATCCTACGTCATCGCGACTAACAACCAACAACAAGCAACGTTCAACCAACCAAAATGCGCATTGATCGATACATCGCTGTTTCCCGTGTGGTGGATTTGGAGTCCACGGACTTCGAGAGCGCGATTGCGGAATTGCTGGAAGTGTGCGATTTCTCGAAGGAGAAAGGTCTGAGCAAAAAGCGGCTGCTGAACGACTTGCTGGACCGCGAGAAGCAGATGACGACCTACTTGGGGAACGGCGTTTGCCTGCCGCACACCCGTGTGTCGATGAAGCGTCCATATATGATTGCAGTCGGGCGCTGCCCCGGCGGTCTCGACTATGACGGGCAGGCCGAGTACAAGAATATCCGGTACGTCTTCCTGCTGCTGGCGGCGAAAAACGCCCGGAGCTACCTTTACAGTCTCGCTTCGCTGGCGCGGATTTTTCAGGACAAGTCGCACATGGAGCGTCTCAACGCCGCTCACAAGCTCTCGGACTTCCGCAAGGAAGTGAAACTTGTCTTCGGGGGCGAGGGGGACAAGCCCCGGCGCCGGCACAACCGATTTAATAATCTTATCCTCCGTGAGGCCGCCAAGATCGCCAAGGGCGCCAACTGTTCGACGGTGCTGGTCTTCGGCGACACCTTTGGGGGGGGCGTGGAGTTCGGCTCCAAGTTCAAGGGTTTCAAGACCGTCCTTATCGCTCACGGAACCTCGGATGCCGCCACCGAGCGCGAGGAGATCGACGCGGTGCTCCCGATTCGCTCATTCAGCAACGAACGCTTTTCCCAGTTGCGAAGCGCGGTACTCATCGGGCTGACCCGCGGTGTCTTCAAAAGCAACGATCGTCTTTGTTGCGTGGGTGGTCTGCGCCAAAGCAACCA encodes the following:
- a CDS encoding PTS sugar transporter subunit IIA, whose translation is MRIDRYIAVSRVVDLESTDFESAIAELLEVCDFSKEKGLSKKRLLNDLLDREKQMTTYLGNGVCLPHTRVSMKRPYMIAVGRCPGGLDYDGQAEYKNIRYVFLLLAAKNARSYLYSLASLARIFQDKSHMERLNAAHKLSDFRKEVKLVFGGEGDKPRRRHNRFNNLILREAAKIAKGANCSTVLVFGDTFGGGVEFGSKFKGFKTVLIAHGTSDAATEREEIDAVLPIRSFSNERFSQLRSAVLIGLTRGVFKSNDRLCCVGGLRQSNQFDSITVVDIEREFQTVFATKNDMLPASVKPEVIERVLGIATELAVEGREGHPVGCLFTLGNSDKISEYSKPLILNPFYGYKDEDRNILNPFMDETVKELSSIDGAFIIRGDGVLVSAGSLLYPPNYNHELPGGLGSRHAAAAAITQAVDCLSIVVSGSTGQVTLFRKGKMLPLIEKALVRNA